The DNA sequence TCACCGGTGACCTCAGGACCTGTGCTTACCTTGATACTTCTGAACCTCAACACGCCCAGGTGCGTACATGGATTTCTCTACCTTAAACTTAtgttaattcatttttcacttGAACAGTTTTTGGGTTCCTAGATTTGACTCATTTTCCCTCATCAACCCACAAGTAAATTTTCTGAACATCATAATGGATATGAGTCTTAATTAAATAAATTGCCAATCTTTTTTGAACGGTTCTAAATTTATCggaattaattatttggaaaAGATTAGTGTGACGCGGACGAGTGTGAACCTGCTCGTTCGGTTGTCTTTATCATAGCTAGACTTGAGTTTGGGGAAATCTCCACAATTTATCCAAGAATTAATATGAGTTTTAATTGGACCCTTTTTAGAACTTTAAATTAGATAGGGACCATTACAGTTGTTGATGATGGTCCTGGCCTTGGCCAAGTCGAAAAATCCGAATATGTGATCAGAGGCTGGGTTAAGTTTTTCTAAAGGAGCAActaattaaattattaatcGAACGCCAAAGCTAAACTACCAtcttagtctttttttttttttcgtcacaGATCAAGAGCTTTGCCATGGACATCTTGAAACAAAGCTCCAAGATATGGGTAACTGAGCTCACTGCCAACCTTTCCACATTTTGGGACACGATAGATGCAGATGTTGCAAAGGATGGAAAGGCTAGCTATTTGATCCCACTCCAGAAGTCCTTCTTCAATTTCCTCACAAAATGCTTAGTTGGAGCTGACGCTTCGAACTCGCCCAAAATAGCCGAGTCTGGCTACGCTATGCTCGACCGCTGGCTCGCCCTCCAGCTCCTCCCCACTGTGAAGATCGGTGTGCTTCAGCCTCTCGAGGAGATTTTCCTCCATTCCTTTGCATACCCATCTTTTCTTGTGAGTGGAGACTACAAAAAGGTTTACCAGTTTATAGAAGAATATGGTGAGTTTAAAGTTCAAACACACAATCACTCATTCTCTTCAAGTGTTATTAATTAGAAACTATTAGTACGTGCGTGCATTTATGATATATTGTTACGTCTATTAGAGATGTGTTCTACTAAGTAATCAGTAAGGTAGCTATAGTCGACTTGAAAAGTTTAGTTCCATATCTCTGTGGTATGTTTTGCAGGTAAAGAAGTAGTAAACAGAGGTCAAACCGAGTTCGGACTCAGTAAAGAAGAAGCTATTCACAACCTTCTGTTTGTGCTTGGCTTCAACGCATTTGGTGGGTTCTCAGTGTTTCTTCCGAGTTTAGTAAGCGCAATAGCCAGTGACACCACTGGTTTACAACAAAGACTAGTCAAAGAAGTCAGGGAAAATGCCGGTTCAACTCTGAGTTTTGAATCGGTGAAAGACTTGCAACTCGTTCAGTCTGTGGTGTATGAAACACTCCGGCTCAACCCCCCAGTTCCTCTCCAATTCGCCCGGGCCAGAAAGGACTTCCAACTCAGTTCGCATGACTCGGCCTTTGAGATCAAGAAGGGGGAGTTGCTTTGTGGGTTTCAAACACAGGTCATGAGGGACGGGAAGATCTTTGATGATCCGGAGACTTTTAAACCGGACCGGTTCCTGGAAAACAAAGAGTTACAGAATTATTTGTACTGGTCCAACGGACCGCAAACTGGTTCACCCAGCGCCTCAAACAAACAGTGCCCGGGCAAGGACACAGTGACCCTCACTGCTTGTTTGTTCGTTGCTTATACATTTCAAAGATATGACTCAATCACCGGGACTTCTTCCTCTATTACAGCCGTTGAGAAGGCCAAGCAGGAAGCAGCATGATCACAGTCCGTTAAGTAGAGGTGATTATGATATATGAAGGTTCTGTTTGTGCTTGTAAATTCTTAAGAGTCTAGTTAGGGGTTGTAGACAATTAAAGAGGGGCAGACACTCGAGGAAAGGGCCAAGCTGGAGGTGCCAAGATtccataaataaaaatgaactcGTTAATTGTTATGGGTGGTGGTTCATAATGTGGGGTGGATCATGGGTCCCCCACTCCGCTTATTTGAATGAGTGCccaatttttcatttgtttaaacAAAGTGGGCCTAATGAATGCACATGGTTTATCGGACCTGGAGATTGCACAGAAGCTAGGCCCACAATCTGTCTTTCCCCAATAACCTTCAGCTAAATGGAAATCTCCTAGGTGTTCCTTACAAGcacccaaaaaataataataataataataaatacaaATTCAAAAGGAGCAACAAAAAATTGAGCATCAACCAATCATGCAAGGGGATAGACAGCCATCCATACTGACATTTAGTGAAGAATTTCTTCTTTCAGTCTTACAAGTGGAACATTCAACCACAATTGGGTTGAGAAATTGATGATCAAGGTTCTTGCCGACATTCTACTACAATTTGATAACAACTAAGTTTTCTATACTTGTAACTGTAAATGGTAACAAATAACTTGGTTTGGTGCATATAATCGATCAGATTCTTGCATATTATGCCCCACTTCTAAGGTGAAGAAGAAAAGCCTAGTAGAGTTTATCACTAAGCAACGGAGGAAGTACCATGTTGAAGAGGATCTGTTCAATAAGTCAGCAGAGTGGTTTCTACGCAGTCTGGACATTTCCTTGCGTCTGAGCAGTAGACTTGGTCATTCCTTCTTTCCATCCCTTCTGACGAGCCCTAAGCTCCCACGTTGCTGTCATTTTCCTCTGAGCCTCTAATGTTGCTTCAGCTTTCTCCCTTGCTTCTTCACATGTTTCCATCCCTGAACTGCACTTGTCAGCTTCCTTTTGATACTGGGATGCAATCTTCTTAGCCTCCAGTAGAGTTATATCGGCTTTTTGCTGATtctccaaagcttgagcttccCGAAGCTTCAATTCCTCAGTCAAAAGATCCACAAAGTTCTTTTCAGTATCCTCATTTACCTCTGGATCATGCTTTGCACAGTCTGCATATAAGGATTGAATCAAAATCTTAAACCTTCATGTAGCCAACTTTTCATGGAAATGCAAGTTAAATAAACTAAGCTTCCAAAACCAAACTTGGGAAAAGCAAGAACATTTTGTTACTTAACCTCCTATATGATAATAAGTCTTAAGTATGTGGATCTTGGTTCAACCAGAATAAGTAAGGAACAAACAAATGACAATGAAAGACAGAAACCCATCCTTCAAAGTACACCAAGAATTCAAAAAGAACTCAAATTGATGAAACGAAGTGGGTGGCAAGTCATTTCCATCAAAGATAGGATTAACAAAACGCCAGAATCCAGGGGCGATCCATAAAGAAACCTACTAGGCAGAGAGCTCTCGATGTAGTCTTAACTAG is a window from the Rosa chinensis cultivar Old Blush chromosome 2, RchiOBHm-V2, whole genome shotgun sequence genome containing:
- the LOC112186073 gene encoding uncharacterized protein LOC112186073, translating into MAMSPAVLKAGLVIVGLCIAGYILGPPLYWHFMEGLAAVSHSSSSSYSCPPCTCDCSSQPLLSIPIGLSNISFADCAKHDPEVNEDTEKNFVDLLTEELKLREAQALENQQKADITLLEAKKIASQYQKEADKCSSGMETCEEAREKAEATLEAQRKMTATWELRARQKGWKEGMTKSTAQTQGNVQTA
- the LOC112186072 gene encoding fatty acid hydroperoxide lyase, chloroplastic; amino-acid sequence: MSAFMMSITPGIPSSSSSSSSSSSPSHIVTSSPPPTSLPVRTIPGAYGLPLLGPISDRLDYFWFQGPETFFKKRTDKYKSTVFRTNVPPSFPLFLGVNPNVVAVLDCKSFSYLFDMDVVEKKNCLVGDFMPSVKFTGDLRTCAYLDTSEPQHAQIKSFAMDILKQSSKIWVTELTANLSTFWDTIDADVAKDGKASYLIPLQKSFFNFLTKCLVGADASNSPKIAESGYAMLDRWLALQLLPTVKIGVLQPLEEIFLHSFAYPSFLVSGDYKKVYQFIEEYGKEVVNRGQTEFGLSKEEAIHNLLFVLGFNAFGGFSVFLPSLVSAIASDTTGLQQRLVKEVRENAGSTLSFESVKDLQLVQSVVYETLRLNPPVPLQFARARKDFQLSSHDSAFEIKKGELLCGFQTQVMRDGKIFDDPETFKPDRFLENKELQNYLYWSNGPQTGSPSASNKQCPGKDTVTLTACLFVAYTFQRYDSITGTSSSITAVEKAKQEAA